The window ATGTTCAAACACAAGGGGTTTGTTCTACTGATGGTAACACTGCTTGTGGCCAGCTTGGTGTTAGGGGTAGTCGGGTGCGGTCAGAAAACCGAACCACCTAAAGAGCCTGCTAAACAAGCCGGCGAGCCGGCCAAACAACCGTCCAAGAAACTAGTGGTAGGAACGGATGCCACTTATCCACCCATGGAGTTTCATGAAAAGACCGGAGATAAGGATGTTATTGTCGGGTTTGACATTGATTTTGCCACGGCTCTGGCCAAGGAAATGGGTATGGAAGTAGAATTCAAGGACACTGCTTGGGACGGGATCATTCCAGCTCTGCAGGGCGGGAAGTTTGATATGATCGTCTCTTCAATGACCATTACTGATGAACGGAAGAAGACGGTAAACTTTTCTGATCCCTATTTTGAGGCTGGCCAGATAATCGCTGTACGACCTGATAACACAACGATCACCAAACTAGAAGACCTAGCGGGGAAACGCATCGGTGTCCAGATCGGCACCACTGGTGATGAAATGGCAACGAAGGAGACGAAGGGAAAGGTCCAGCGATTTAACACGATTAGTGATGCGTTCATGGCCCTGGAGCAAGGTCGCGTTGACGCGGTTTTAAACGATAAACAGGTGGCCGAGTATTACATTAAGAAGGGAGCCAAGGTGAAGACGGTTGGTCCGCTCTACTCTAAAGAATACTACGGGATCGCGATCAAGAAAGAGAACACCGAATTGTTGAAACAAGTCAATGATGCCCTGAAGAAGCTGAAAGACAGCGGCAAATACCAGGAGATTTATAACAAGTGGTTTGGCAAATAAGCAGATTTAGATATATTCTTAATCCAGATGGTTTAAGCAACCGGTGAGCATCCTCACCGGTTTTCACTTGATCGATTCGATTAGTAAGGGGAGAAAAAATGGGTGCTTTAGATATCGTGTTGGATTCATTGCCTAGTTTACTGTTAGGGGCGAGGGTAACCCTCACCTTGACCGGATTAGCGGTGCTGTTTGGAACGATTATTGGTACCTTCGTGGGGATGGCCCGCATCTCCAAGAACAAGCTTATCTATGGCGTCGCTACAGCTTATGTCGAGATAATCCGTGGTACACCGCTCCTTTTACAGATCTACTTTTGTTTTTTTGGTCTGGGTCAATTAGGAATCAATTTGGATGAGGTCACAGCTGCCGTCGTGGCCTTGGCAGCTAACTGTGGGGGTTACACCGCTGAGATTGTCCGGGCAGGGATTCAAGCTATTCCCAAAGGCCAGATGGAAGCCGCACGCTCTTTGGGCATGACTTACTCCCAGGCCATGCGCAAAGTCATCCTGCCCCAGGCCTTTCGCCAGATGATTCCACCGATGGTTAACGAATTTACTGCTATGCTTAAAGACTCTTCCTTGGTCTCGATTCTTTCGATCACAGAGTTAATGCGGGCCGGGGTTATTGTTGTGACTAGAACATACCAGGCGATTCCTTTGCTCTCCGCTGTTGGTGTTATTTACTTTATCATGACGTTCATCCTGTCACAGCTGGCGAATTACCTGGAGAGGAGGTTGAGGACGGGTGATTAAAGTAAGAAAACTGAATAAAAAATTTGGCCGCCTCCACGTCTTAAAAGATATCAGTCTGTTTGTGAATCCTGGAGAAGTTATAGTGATTATTGGACCCAGTGGCTCCGGCAAGAGTACCTTCTTGCGGTGCCTCAATCAGTTGGAGAGCATTACCAGTGGCGAGATTTTTGTTGATGGAGTATCGCTGACCGATCCCCGAACTGACCTCAATCTGATTCGCCGTCGGATCGGTATGGTTTTTCAACAGTTTAATCTTTTTCCTCACCGCACTGCATTGGATAATATTACCATGGCACCGCTGGAGGTGTTGAAGCAAAAACGCGAGCATGCGGAAGCTGTGGCTTTTGACCTGCTGAAAAAGGTTGGCTTGGCGGATAAGGCCCAGGCCTATCCCAGTCAACTGTCGGGTGGACAACAGCAGCGGGTGGCGATCGCCCGAGCGTTGGCCATGCGGCCGGATATAATGTTGTTTGATGAACCAACATCGGCTCTCGACCCAGAAATGATTAACGAGGTCCTCGATGTGATGAAAGACCTCGCCCGAGAAGGGATGACGATGGTGGTGGTCACGCACGAAATGGGTTTTGCTCGTGAGGTAGCCGACCGGGTTTTATTTATGGACGACGGGCGGCTCTTAGAAGAAGGCGAACCCACGGATATCTTTTCTAATCCGCGTCACGAGCGAACCAGGGAGTTTTTAAGTAAAGTGTTGTAATCGATGTTTGGGGTTATTGAACCGTTAATCACTCGTAAAAGTGGTTGAATCCGCGTGGTGTAAGTTCCGTCCTTGAACCGTTGGCACTCTGCAGCCAGCGGCCAGCGGGAGCCGGTAAA is drawn from Bacillota bacterium and contains these coding sequences:
- a CDS encoding basic amino acid ABC transporter substrate-binding protein, with product MFKHKGFVLLMVTLLVASLVLGVVGCGQKTEPPKEPAKQAGEPAKQPSKKLVVGTDATYPPMEFHEKTGDKDVIVGFDIDFATALAKEMGMEVEFKDTAWDGIIPALQGGKFDMIVSSMTITDERKKTVNFSDPYFEAGQIIAVRPDNTTITKLEDLAGKRIGVQIGTTGDEMATKETKGKVQRFNTISDAFMALEQGRVDAVLNDKQVAEYYIKKGAKVKTVGPLYSKEYYGIAIKKENTELLKQVNDALKKLKDSGKYQEIYNKWFGK
- a CDS encoding amino acid ABC transporter permease, with protein sequence MGALDIVLDSLPSLLLGARVTLTLTGLAVLFGTIIGTFVGMARISKNKLIYGVATAYVEIIRGTPLLLQIYFCFFGLGQLGINLDEVTAAVVALAANCGGYTAEIVRAGIQAIPKGQMEAARSLGMTYSQAMRKVILPQAFRQMIPPMVNEFTAMLKDSSLVSILSITELMRAGVIVVTRTYQAIPLLSAVGVIYFIMTFILSQLANYLERRLRTGD
- a CDS encoding amino acid ABC transporter ATP-binding protein; translation: MIKVRKLNKKFGRLHVLKDISLFVNPGEVIVIIGPSGSGKSTFLRCLNQLESITSGEIFVDGVSLTDPRTDLNLIRRRIGMVFQQFNLFPHRTALDNITMAPLEVLKQKREHAEAVAFDLLKKVGLADKAQAYPSQLSGGQQQRVAIARALAMRPDIMLFDEPTSALDPEMINEVLDVMKDLAREGMTMVVVTHEMGFAREVADRVLFMDDGRLLEEGEPTDIFSNPRHERTREFLSKVL